The genomic stretch GATTTTGGACTATTTTAGAAAAGGCTAAATTAACGCCAAGGAAACTTCACCCTACAGAGGATTATAAGCTTTTGGATTTTAACTATGGACTTACAAATATTGTTTCCCGTCCAACAAAAGGGGCAGAAGATATTGCAAAAGAAGAATATAAAGAAGGAAGGGAAGAATTAAGAAGAAAGATTAACAAATTCAAACCAAAGATTGCATGCTTCGTAGGAAAAGGCGTATATCAGGAATACCGGAATGAACGTAAAATACCTTGGGGAATTCAAGGAAAGGGAGTTGTTGAAGGAACGATCGATTTTGTTGCTCCTTCTTCAAGTGGTCTTGTAAGAATGAGCCTTGAAGATATCGTAGCAATATATAGAGAACTAAATCATATTTTAAAACATCTGCACTCGTGAACAATATCACAAATATTGAAAGTAAAGTTTGCAAAAGTCTAATTTTTGCAAACTTTTGTCGCTTTCATTCGGTCTATTTTCTTTAGTTAATATCTCATATAGTAAAAGCATAGGGGATAGCGGTAAAACAAAATGCATCAAGATAAAAGGAGTGGATTGCTATGTCCTTAGATCAACGAAGCTCAGCCATTCTGAGAGCGCTAACAAAAACAAGCTCTTGTATCTCTGTAGAAGAATTAATGAAGTTTGCCCACGTATCTAAGAGAACGATTTACTATGATGTTAAAAAAATCAACAGCTGGCTGCAAGAAACTGGGCTTTATCCTCTGCAATATGTAAGAGGAGCAGGATACTTTCTTGATGAAGAAACAAAGCGAAGTGTTGAAAAGGAGGAGATTATAAGCAGTTACGACTACTCCCCAAGAGAGAGAGTGGCTTGGACAGCTATTATTATCTTTATTAGAGAAAAAGAAATATATCTTCACGATTTAATGATGTATTTAAAAGTTAGTCGAAACACAATGCTTGACGATGTGAAAAAACTTAAAAAAATACTTTCGGCGTTTCAATTAGAGCTACGGGCTTCAAAGACGACAGGTTATATCATACGTGGGGAAGAAGAACAGAAGCGAAAATCTCTTTCTTGTTTTTTGCAAGAAATTATTGTGAAAGAGGGAAGAGAAGGATTTGAAGAAAAGTTAGCACACTATGCGCCATCTTTCTTAGAAGAGCTTACAACTATGTTCGCTCTTTTTATAGAAAGTGAACAAGAGCTCTCCTTAAAATTCACTGATGATGTTCTTTATATGCTTAGTGTTAACACGTTGCTTTTTTTAAAAAGAATGAAGAGAGGAAAATGGATAAAAATAGACTCTGTTGAGAAAAACGTGCTGAAAGAAACAAAGGAATTTCAAAGCGCAAAGACTATTGCTGAAA from Priestia filamentosa encodes the following:
- the mug gene encoding G/U mismatch-specific DNA glycosylase; its protein translation is MEKVADYLKEDLDILFVGFNPSIRSGHIGHHFAHPSNRFWTILEKAKLTPRKLHPTEDYKLLDFNYGLTNIVSRPTKGAEDIAKEEYKEGREELRRKINKFKPKIACFVGKGVYQEYRNERKIPWGIQGKGVVEGTIDFVAPSSSGLVRMSLEDIVAIYRELNHILKHLHS